GCCCAACTGCGCCGCGTCAATGTTGAAAGCTTTGCGCACTATCGTCAGGGACTGATTGATCTGCTGCTCGACGCCGTCGGCTATGGCGCCAGCGTCGGCTTCATGGCGGATCTGGATGCGACGCAGGCCCGAGCCTATTTCGATGACGTCCAGGAGAACCTGAACAAAGGCAACGTGCTGCTGTGGGTGGTGGTCAAGGACGAACAGGTACAGGCCAGCGTGCAACTGACGTTGTGCCAGAAAGCCAATGGGCTCAATCGCGCCGAAGTGCAGAAACTGCTGGTGCGTGAACACGCCCGTCGTCGCGGCCTGGGCCAACAGCTGATGAATGCCCTTGAGCTCGCCGCTCGCCAGCACAAGCGCGGCATGCTCTACCTCGACACCGAGGCCGGCTCCCCCGCCGAAGACTTCTACAAGGCGCTGGGTTACACCCGCGCCGGCGAAATCCCCGACTACGCCTGCGACCCGAACGGCCGCTACAAACCGACTGCCCTTTACTACAAGATTCTCCAAGGAGCCCAGTGATGATTCCCGGTGAATACCAGATCCAGCCCGGCGACATCGAACTCAACGTCGGCCGCCGCACCCTCAGCCTGAAGGTGGCCAACAGCGGCGACCGGCCAATCCAGGTCGGCTCGCATTATCACTTTTTCGAAACCAACGACGCCCTGACCTTCGACCGCGCCGCCAGCCGCGGCATGCGCCTGAACATCCCCGCCGGCACCGCCGTGCGCTTCGAGCCGGGGCAGAGCCGCGAGGTCGAGCTGGTGGACCTGGCCGGGCATCGCCGGG
This genomic stretch from Pseudomonas wuhanensis harbors:
- a CDS encoding GNAT family N-acetyltransferase, producing the protein MNAAQLRRVNVESFAHYRQGLIDLLLDAVGYGASVGFMADLDATQARAYFDDVQENLNKGNVLLWVVVKDEQVQASVQLTLCQKANGLNRAEVQKLLVREHARRRGLGQQLMNALELAARQHKRGMLYLDTEAGSPAEDFYKALGYTRAGEIPDYACDPNGRYKPTALYYKILQGAQ
- a CDS encoding urease subunit beta, which codes for MIPGEYQIQPGDIELNVGRRTLSLKVANSGDRPIQVGSHYHFFETNDALTFDRAASRGMRLNIPAGTAVRFEPGQSREVELVDLAGHRRVFGFAGRVMGDL